The DNA region CGCCTCCGGCGGTGGACCCGCCCGCGCGCAGCCGGTCGATGGCCTCGGTAATCGTCCGCTTCTCGGAGCCCGGCGTGGACGGCAGCACCAGCCCGGCGTTGCCCGCGTAGGCGACGAGAGCCACGCGGTCCTGCGGGCGCAGGCGCTCCACCAGCATGCGGAGGGACGCCTGCACGAGCGGCAGCTTGGTCTCGTCGTTCATCGAGCCGGAAACGTCGACCAGGAACACGAGGCTGCTGGGCGGCAGCGTGCTCTCTTCCACCCGCCGCGCCTGCAGGCCGATGCGCACCAGGCGGTGCGCGTGGTTCCACGGGCACTCCGCCACGTCGCTGGCGACGGAGAACGGCGCATCGCCCGCGGGCTGGCGGTAGTCGTACGGGAAGTAGTTGACCATCTCCTCGATGCGCACCGCGTCCGGCGGCGGCGCGCTGCCCTGCGTGATGTAGCTCCGCACGTTGGCGTACGAGGCGGCGTCCGCGTCGGTCGAGAAGGTGGAGAGCGGCGTGCGGGCGGCGCTGAGGAATCGGTTCTCCACCAGGTGGCCGTACTCGTCCGCGCCGGGGTCGCGCGGAGCGGGCATGCCGTGGTGCGCGTCGATGGCGGTCGTTCCCTGCACGGCCGCCGTCTGCCCGCGCACGCGCGCCGCGTAGCCGGCCTCGCGGCGGCGGGCGCCCGGGCTCTGCGCCACCACCCCGGCCGACTGCACCACCAGGGCCTCCAGGCCCACCGTGGACGCCACGAGCGCGAAGTCGGCCGTGACGCCGGCGGAGTCCAGCGTGACCCCGCGCTCGGCGTGCGCGTAGCCCAGCCGCGCCACGGCCACGGTGACCTTGCCGCCGCGCACCGCCGGCGGTGAGGGGACCACGAGGCGGTAGCGGCCGTCCGGCCCGGTGCGGGCCTGCGCGCTGGTCTTGAGGACGACGAGCTGCGCGTTCGCCACCGGCGCGTGCGACGCCGCGTCGGTCACGCGGCCGGTGATGGTGAAGCCCTGCGCCGCCAGCGCGGCCGGCAGGAGGACGAGCGACAGCACCACTCCAACGAGTCTTGTTCTCATGGCAGCCCTGGTGAGAAAGGAGGAGATGGCCGGCGGGCTCGGTTCCGCACGGCTCCTTCGCCGCGACGTCCTCCTTTCTCCGGAGCGTTGGCAGGGTGGGCCGCACCTGCGGCCACAGGTACAACGAACGAGAACGGCGGCCGAGCACACCTCTTGCCCGGCCGCCGTTCCCTTTCGCCTTCCTTCTCCTTGCCCCGCACGGGTTTCGGCTTCTCAGCCGCTGCCGGGCCGCTCCATGCTCGTGCACCCCGGCGCAAAAGGGTGCGCGCTGTCCATCCTGTCATTAAATAAGTGATTCCGCGAGGACGGGGTCCAACCCGGTCCGAGCGGAATCGATACTTTCCGACCCAGGACGCGGGAAGCCCCGCGCCCCATCTCCCCCGCCACTCCCGAGGAAACTTCCATGAAGCTCCGTCTTCTGCTGGCCGCCCTTGTGCTCGCCGCCTCCGCGGCCTGTTCGGCAGACGTCACCGCGCCGGCCGCGCCGCGCAAGACCGTCACCCAGCCGGCCGCGCTCGACACCTCCACTCCGCCGCCTCCCGCGTACGACGGCGGCGGGCTGATGGGCAACGGCAACTAGCCTCGCCCGCCCGGCCCGCCGTCAGCCCGCCGCTCCGGCGAGGCTGGCGGCCTGCAGCGCGTCCACGAAGTCGCTCGCCAGCCCGTGCCACTCCTGCGCCTCGGGCGCGGGAGCGTCCTGCGTGCTGCGCCGCAGGCGTATGGCGTCGCGCAGCGCTTCGGCGGTCATCATCAGCTTGCCCTCGCGGCGGTCCGCGGCCACCTGGAGCGCGCGGTCCAGCGCCGTCTCGGCCATCTCCCACTCGCCCAGGCTGGTGGCGCCGTGCACCAGGCCCAGCAGCCCGGCCGCGGCGGTGTCGGCCGTGGACGGGTCGGCCGTGAGATCCAGCAGCACCTCGGCGGCGTGGCCGAAGGCGGCCCGCTCGCCGGTGCCGCCCGCGGCGCGCGCCACCAGGCCCAGCACCAGCACCCGCTCGGACGTGGGCTCGAAGTGCGGGAGCAGCGCGGTGGCCACCGGCAGCGCGCGCGAGAAGCGGCCCTGCACCGCCCACTGGTACGCCACGTCGTAGGCCAGGCGCGGCACGTTGGGGTGCGACGGGCCGTACGCCTGGAGCGCCTTGTCGGCGTACTCGTCGGCACGCTCGCCGCCCGTCTCCACCTCCACGCCGAAGAGCGCCTGGTACGCCATGGCGGCCACGTGGTCCAGCCGGTGGCGCCGGGCCGCGCGCAGGCTGCGCACGTTGGCCTTGCGCGCCAGCGGCAGGTTGCCCTTCTGGAGGAAGAGGTTGCCCAGGCCGGAGAAGG from Longimicrobiaceae bacterium includes:
- a CDS encoding von Willebrand factor type A domain-containing protein encodes the protein MRTRLVGVVLSLVLLPAALAAQGFTITGRVTDAASHAPVANAQLVVLKTSAQARTGPDGRYRLVVPSPPAVRGGKVTVAVARLGYAHAERGVTLDSAGVTADFALVASTVGLEALVVQSAGVVAQSPGARRREAGYAARVRGQTAAVQGTTAIDAHHGMPAPRDPGADEYGHLVENRFLSAARTPLSTFSTDADAASYANVRSYITQGSAPPPDAVRIEEMVNYFPYDYRQPAGDAPFSVASDVAECPWNHAHRLVRIGLQARRVEESTLPPSSLVFLVDVSGSMNDETKLPLVQASLRMLVERLRPQDRVALVAYAGNAGLVLPSTPGSEKRTITEAIDRLRAGGSTAGGAGIQLAYDVARGSFLPGGNNRVILATDGDFNVGVSSEGELVRLVERRRSEGTFLTVLGFGMGNLKDRRMEQLADHGNGNYAYVDGPAEARKVLVTEMGGTLHTVAKDVKLQVEFNPARVASYRLIGYENRLLRDEEFNDDTRDAGEIGAGHAVTALYEVVPAGASVREAGSVDPLRYQRAPSRTAVARGAELMTVKVRYKAPQGTLSRVLSFPVEDGGGSMAAASADFRFAAAVAELGLLLRASEFKGAASAEDVVSLAGGALGSDPNGYRAEFLDLAQSYARISREGIARR